A single region of the Nicotiana sylvestris chromosome 6, ASM39365v2, whole genome shotgun sequence genome encodes:
- the LOC138871455 gene encoding uncharacterized protein, translating into MEALDHFSKVSGLIASIDKFSMFLAGVEEGVRDLLLAKTGFALGTFPIRYLGLPLSLRKWNKIDCQMLVRKITHRITVTCSKQLSYAGRLQIVNAALFSIHSFWGAVFILPQSALKEVDRLYSSWYWRKLNSFKGVMQGWYSQDRYMLTSGGRYSTTSSYLAIASQQPRVEIADLVWTALAQPRHKFVMWLAIQGRLLTKDRLVGMQIHVDNINCSLCEEEQPETKDICLSTKVGSKR; encoded by the exons ATGGAAGCATTAGACCACTTTAGCAAAGTCTCAGGTCTAATTGCCAGTATAGACAAATTCAGTATGTTTCTAGCTGGAGTAGAAGAAGGGGTCAGGGATTTACTGCTAGCAAAAACAGGATTTGCACTGGGTACATTTCCTATCAGGTACTTAGGTTTGCCATTATCACTAAGGAAATGGAACAAGATTGATTGCCAAATGCTGGTTAGGAAGATTACACATAGGATCACTGTCACCTGCTCTAAGCAGTTGTCTTATGCAGGAAGATTACAGATAGTTAATGCAGCGCTCTTTTCTATACATAGTTTCTGGGGGGCAGTTTTTATTCTACCTCAAAGTGCGTTAAAAGAGGTGGATAGACTAT ATAGTAGTTGGTATTGGAGGAAGTTAAACTCCTTCAAAGGAGTGATGCAAGGGTGGTATTCACAAGACAGATATATGCTAACTTCAGGAGGAAGATACTCCACAACCAGCAGTTATCTTGCTATTGCAAGTCAGCAGCCACGAGTAGAGATTGCAGACTTGGTGTGGACTGCTTTGGCTCAACCTAGACACAAATTTGTAATGTGGTTGGCAATTCAAGGGAGATTACTCACAAAAGATAGACTAGTTGGGATGCAAATCCATGTGGACAATATAAACTGCAGCCTGTGTGAAGAAGAGCAGCCAGAAACAAAGGACATTTGTTTGTCGACTAAGGTTGGATCAAAGCGGTAA